TTGTGCTGTCTCAAATCACAGCCGCCTCCTTTCAAAGTATCTCAGGATTTTGTAAACAAGAATATGGTCAAAATGCAATACAATGCGACTGAAATTTTGGAAAGCCAGGATGGAGAGCCTGAGTCACAATAGCTTGAGATCTTGGGTTACATTTAACCTCTTTTTCATCCACAAAGtacaaacaaaatactttttgATATTAAATCTTTTTCATAAATCTATTAAATCTTCCCTCTGCATGAACTCTAGATtccattatattaattttagtaaGTTATAAAAAATCTtccatttgattaaaaaaaaaaggcacaaaacagGAACCAAATGAAAAAACCGTTAACTCTAACACAGGATCTGCCACTTGccgtgtgatcttaggcaagtttgaaaaaaaattttttaatcaaacgGATAAAAATACCTACATTTCATATCTCCAACCGTTATGTATATTCTGcaactttcaaatttttttttgtaaaggctTAAACACTTCCATACTTTTAGATGAAGAACTTCACACGAACAACTTAAAATATGTGGcagaaatgacaaaaatcaagTATGAGTGATGGAAGAATCAATGTATAAACAAACTTAATATCCTAATAAGGAACTAAGGAATCCAAAACATTTTTGTGATActataaaagttatttattcaCTATACACAGAACATGTCCCCTATAAAATGTACAAGTAAATCACTAAAAAGTATAATCTGGTGAACATTTTCTCAATTACAGAACACACTAAATCAGTTGGGATAACAGCTCTCTGTCTGCCTCAAAATAATCTAATTATAGCACCCAGAGTCTCCTTTAGATCTAATGCaaagttacttatttttgggaTTATTTCCTAATGTGTGTTTGAGGAGGCAGAGTTAACAATTTAATATAACTCTAGTATATTACAGTCACTGCACAATGAATCAGTTTATTACAgattaaaacatcattttttcattatttgtattaATGGGATGCAAACAGAAATACTGGATACTTTTAAATGGCAGATAACCACAAAATGATCATTGATAGTATTCTGGGTTTTATAATTACATTAAGATATGAATGGTGTAAAATATCGTTACGAAAAATACACCTCAAAACAATGAGGCCATACTGTAATGATTGACTAGATTGTGCTCAGTAGGTATTTATTAAGtcaattttctctatttttctccccGATCACCCAGGACAATTTTTGCCCACAGTAAGGgctcagtaaataaatgtttgctgaatataCTGACTTAGGACAGAGGTGAGAAGAGATGGACCCTCTTAGCTAGATGTCAAGTATTCTAATTGGAATTTATCTGGAAAAGAGAGTGTAAGATGTAAACTGCACATGGCATACAAGTAAATAAACTCAGATGCCAACAAAGCAAACCATTAAGCAGAAAAACACTGGCACTGGAATAAACAAAGGCAAGATTTGCCAATAGCGAAAATGGAACTGACTTTAAGAGATAACCAAGAAAAAGTTTATATTGGACCATACCTTTTCTCACCCAATTCAGTTTGAGACAGACCAATAGAGGCACTGTAAGAGACTATGGCTGTCTTCCTTGATATTCAAACATCCTAGTTTCCAATAGTTTATTATGGACCTGTTACCCACGAATCAATATAAACCTATTCAGATTTAGGGATTAGTTTCCACAAGTACaaagttgaatttctttttatttgtcctAAAATGCTTACTTTCAAACTTGAAGGGACTTCAATTATTCCATGTAGTTTCGATaacattcttttatcttttcagaCCAGAGTCAAAATATTCGTACAGTATTCATACTGCAGCACCTTCCACCCACCCTTTGGTCGCTTGAACTGCccttctttggttctttttccgCTTTCTCAGATCTTTCTTGAAGTGTAGTAAGCAGAACTGTACTGGGTATTCCAGCTGCAGTTTGGTCTTAAATAAAAGAAGGATGTTTGtcagtttggttttctttattcttctctgtgGTATACAGGATTTTGTTAGTTGAACTGGATGTAGCAGCTTACTGGGCCAAATTTGCAAGAGAATAGTACAATAGTTCCCAGGTCTTTTCCCTGGGTTGTAAACTTAACAGCTCATACTCTATGTAGCACCTTTCCTTTCTCACTGAAGCATtatctgtcatttttcttcttgcttacttggcttcaaaacaaaacaaaacagaacaaaatgcagAGAGATCTTAAGTAAAAAGAGAGGTGAAGTGTCAGTCCTCACTGCGTCTTGATATGATCTACTCTAACAGTGACAACAGTGCCAGACACACAGTGGATACTCCAGAACTGTGGAACTAAGTAGCCCAAAATTAAAGCACTGTGTAAGGATCCTCATCAACTATGAGCAGGATCCTATCCTGGGTTCAACTATAATTTAGTCCTTCTGAAGCTCATTAGGTAGGTCACTTTAGGAGTAACAAAAAGTTCTCAAGGAAACCATGTGAGTCATTTTAAgtgacacaaataaaaaataaaaatgaaatcatcagGCCTTCTATTTCTGCACAAAGACTGAGAACAGTTTCAATGGGCCATCCAcctcctcaatctctctctctctcaaattacagtccattgaaaagaaaaaaaagtcacgaAGCACCAGGCCTGGGCTCAAAGCTTCGATCTGCCTTTTTTACAGCCTTTTCTTTGTATCTCGATTTCCTCATCTACGATATGGGGTAAATCAATATCTTTCTCAAAgggttttgtgaaaaataaatgagttaacacaAAATTTTTAGTAGCGTGTCTGGCACATCATAAATGCTAAGTATCGGCTATCATTGTTGTCATTATAAGTAGCTAGAActcaaaccataaaacacctaaaTCAGTTCCCCAATGTGGTTATCACTTAATATACTAACTGCTCACTGACATTCAatgcaaacatatttaaaatcaaGCCATTAATATAAGGCCCAACGCATCTTGTTTAGGACAAGGAAGAGCAGAATTATTGGTCCattcaataatgaaaatataaacttacAATTTAGCTGactcaaatttcattttaatacttAATACTACCAATAATCTCTAAGTTATTTAACCCAAGGGGCTTAATAAGCAGTCATGAAACAACTTTGACATTACATAAGGAATTTTTAAGTAGTATATAAAAGATGTACCTTTCTGGCAAGTTCTATCATTTCCAAAGTAAAAGTTAGTTGTGCCTAGTGCAACACTGTGattaaaaatattcctaaatCTACAAAGGATTGTTTCCACTGTTATTTTAGAATCTCATTCAAAACTATAATAATTCCAGTTAatcattatttccttcattttgtttttattatagcatGTTTGCTTAATTTACAGCAAGCAGAAAATAAGCTGGGTCTTGTTTTGATCCAAACATTGATGTTTTAAAGGTTGTACacaatatttgttaaaaagaacatataaaaatacctttttagaAGCttctataagaaagaaaatacaaagtttaaCCCCACAACTTTCCTCTTTGCTAGAACTGCAAACTACTGCTACAGTTTTAAATAGACTTTTTGTTGTTTAAACTATACATCCAggaaaatctaaaaaattaaagaaacgtGCATATAAATGATTGCATAGCAGAACATGAACATTAACTGCAAAcagtaaagaaatgaaagttaGAAATACTATCAAATATACAAAGGTTCTAGAATCAATCCTTTAAACACATTCCACaaacagtatttaaaaaccaTCTTTTGTTCTTTACAGGCAAGGCCTATATTactaaaaccaaaatcaaaaaaagTAATCCTCTAAAAGGAATCGTTTCCCCACAATATTTACTTATACCTGCAAGCAAgcaatctaaaattttaaagatgctaGCTTTTATTCTGAAATGAGACTGGACATGTCCCTTTTATTGTCCCCAAAAGATCTCTCAGAGAaatgctaaaaattataaatggttagggtattgggttttttttgttgttttgttttgttttagtcagGTACTGCCAGGTACTACATTGATAATCAAACTCAAAGAGATGAGATTCCTACTGaaaattctttttccaaaatattttaaatttcatggcACCACGGAATCACCTAGAGTGGGAGTGTTCTCCTTCAACTTGCCTCACATGAAATAAACTGAAGTGTGAAGAACAAGCCTCCTTCATAAAGTAGCAGGCAAATTTTGATACAAACGCACAGACCGAGTGCTAGAAGCATCAAAATTCAGTTTTACACTATGCATATGCATAAACAAAACCTACTTTGAAACAATTTACTTGCTGCTTTTTTTAACAGCAGTAAGAAAACTAAGCAATACGACCAACAATGCTCCTTAAAGTTTAGAGTAACTACAtgagagcattttttttcccttgaaattaTTTCTGCCATCATTGTCCTGCTCAAATTTTAAGGTTTGAGTTCTTCCCGTGTTTGTATGTTCCAACTCttcatagaaaacagaaaaaagcagTGAAGGCTCCATGTTTCGGTCAAAACACTCAATCGTCCCCCAAATCCTACTTAACCCAGTTGGCATCATTCCCCAAGACAGTGGGGTTAACAAAAGAACTATTCCACGCTGTCATAAATTAACTGTTATTATCACGGGCCTAAACATCTCAACAAGACAAAAAGGTCCACCCTGAACCTAAATGTGTCTGATCAGTCAGTGTTGTACTGTGGCTACAACTCACTTTTGTATCATTCTATCTTATTAGCAAGCTACATTTCTAGGTTAACAGTTCTACCAAATATGGatatgaaagtttatttttaataagacaaTGTTGCAAATTATGGTCAACCAACATCTTTTCACCAATACTTCAAGCATAAAAAATGAGAATCTTTACAAAAATATACAGAGACACCACAAATTGGTAGCTGCCCATAACATTAAACAAACTGGACTCTTAAGAGTGGCTTCTCAACAGcatatcattttaattataaccATTTGCCTGGTACAGGGAAAACTgacaagtgttttttttaagcatcaTTGCAACATTGTATTCCTGATAATTTAAGTAAACCAAACtatgagtaaatgaatgatacATGCCTAAAAATATCAAGGTTTATACTATCAGTGGCCACTGGACTTAGGACTAGTCCAAGACCTTGATCTAGATTTTGACCTAGACCTAGATTGTGATCTTGACTGAGATTTGGATCTAGGTGGTTCTTTTTTCCTTGATTCCTTTTCATATCTTGAGCCAGACTTATAATGTGTTTTGGAATCTGTTTTAGAGGTGCCTCTAGTTTTGGTGTGAGATGCAGACCTAGAACGTGATTtagccttcatttctttcttgggCTGGGACTTGGACCGTGATCTTGAATTGGATTTAGATCTTGAAAAAGATCGATTTCGGTGTTTGAATCTTTCAAAACAGAGGAGAGATACAATTAGAGTAAAAATTAGATTCTATGTTAatcaaatttgttatttttagagCAAAAGTTCACTCTGAAATTGAAAAACGTAGAAGTCGTTTTCAAAGCAAAGTTATTTACCTATCATTGTCGGAATGGCTTCTGCTACGCCGTGGTCTTCCAGCCGGTCTACTGCTAAAAAGTACATCAGAAAAAGCAAACAGTGACAAATGTCTATTTACACTCTTCTCaagtttctaattaaaaaaactgaaccataaaacttttaaaataaagcactaaaataattttagtctCAATGAAGCATACAATGTATATAATTAAAGtgtacaaaaagattaaaaaaatcaaaagctaacAAATCTTTTCTGACAGATTACTGTACTACACATCAAACTTACTTTCTAGGACTATAAGATCTTCTATAGTTGTAATCAAAGGACCGGCTTCTTGATCTTCTTCTTTCATAACTTCGGCTTCTAGAACGTCTGTATCTGTCATAATCATCATAGCGTGAAGAACTGTACACGTTCCTCCCTTCCTTGGCTTTCATTTGATTTGGAGCTATGAAATACACAGAACAGAGATTTAGAAAACAGAGATATTTGAAACCTAACCTAGTATTTTAAGTCTTCAAATTATAGGGAAAATGTCTGCATTCTCTTCTCTTATACCCCCAATCTGTGTCAAGGTTAAATGTAAGACTGTTAATCTTGGAAAAGGTATTTGTTTCCAAGGAAGTCTATAAGAATACTGTTTTAGGTTAAAAATGATACTCTCAAATATCTTCCCAACTATTTTCTTTCAGAGACCTTTCACCACCTAGCTTGTCTAAAAATATgccaactggggcgcctgggtggctcagtcggttaagcagccgactttggctcaggtcatgatctccgggtccgtgagttcgagccccacgtcgggctctgtgctgacagctcagagcctggagcctgtttcagattctgtgtctccctctctctgaccctcccccgttcatgctctgtctctctctgtctcaaaaataaataaacgttaaaaaaataaaataaaataaaaatatgccaaCTATTTCAACATTGAGGAAatttaccatatttaaaaaa
The window above is part of the Prionailurus bengalensis isolate Pbe53 chromosome C1, Fcat_Pben_1.1_paternal_pri, whole genome shotgun sequence genome. Proteins encoded here:
- the SRSF10 gene encoding serine/arginine-rich splicing factor 10 isoform X1 encodes the protein MSRYLRPPNTSLFVRNVADDTRSEDLRREFGRYGPIVDVYVPLDFYTRRPRGFAYVQFEDVRDAEDALHNLDRKWICGRQIEIQFAQGDRKTPNQMKAKEGRNVYSSSRYDDYDRYRRSRSRSYERRRSRSRSFDYNYRRSYSPRNSRPAGRPRRSRSHSDNDRFKHRNRSFSRSKSNSRSRSKSQPKKEMKAKSRSRSASHTKTRGTSKTDSKTHYKSGSRYEKESRKKEPPRSKSQSRSQSRSRSKSRSRSWTSPKSSGH
- the SRSF10 gene encoding serine/arginine-rich splicing factor 10 isoform X6; translated protein: MSRYLRPPNTSLFVRNVADDTRSEDLRREFGRYGPIVDVYVPLDFYTRRPRGFAYVQFEDVRDAEDALHNLDRKWICGRQIEIQFAQGDRKTPNQMKAKEGRNVYSSSRYDDYDRYRRSRSRSYERRRSRSRSFDYNYRRSYSPRNSRPAGRPRRSRSHSDNDRFKHRNRSFSRSKSNSRSRSKSQPKKEMKAKSRSRPNCSWNTQYSSAYYTSRKI
- the SRSF10 gene encoding serine/arginine-rich splicing factor 10 isoform X2 translates to MSRYLRPPNTSLFVRNVADDTRSEDLRREFGRYGPIVDVYVPLDFYTRRPRGFAYVQFEDVRDAEDALHNLDRKWICGRQIEIQFAQGDRKTPNQMKAKEGRNVYSSSRYDDYDRYRRSRSRSYERRRSRSRSFDYNYRRSYSPRNRPAGRPRRSRSHSDNDRFKHRNRSFSRSKSNSRSRSKSQPKKEMKAKSRSRSASHTKTRGTSKTDSKTHYKSGSRYEKESRKKEPPRSKSQSRSQSRSRSKSRSRSWTSPKSSGH
- the SRSF10 gene encoding serine/arginine-rich splicing factor 10 isoform X4, whose amino-acid sequence is MSRYLRPPNTSLFVRNVADDTRSEDLRREFGRYGPIVDVYVPLDFYTRRPRGFAYVQFEDVRDAEDALHNLDRKWICGRQIEIQFAQGDRKTPNQMKAKEGRNVYSSSRYDDYDRYRRSRSRSYERRRSRSRSFDYNYRRSYSPRNRPAGRPRRSRSHSDNDRPNCSWNTQYSSAYYTSRKI
- the SRSF10 gene encoding serine/arginine-rich splicing factor 10 isoform X3, with the translated sequence MSRYLRPPNTSLFVRNVADDTRSEDLRREFGRYGPIVDVYVPLDFYTRRPRGFAYVQFEDVRDAEDALHNLDRKWICGRQIEIQFAQGDRKTPNQMKAKEGRNVYSSSRYDDYDRYRRSRSRSYERRRSRSRSFDYNYRRSYSPRNSRPAGRPRRSRSHSDNDRPNCSWNTQYSSAYYTSRKI